One Mycobacteroides salmoniphilum DNA segment encodes these proteins:
- a CDS encoding glycosyltransferase, translated as MKFALACYGTRGDVEPSVSVGCELTRRGHDVCLAVPPDLIAFAESAGLAVVPYGPELQDFLQDEFLRNFWTQLVRNPVGTLRELWAPIARYWSDTSATLASVAEGADLLSTGLNFEQSAANVAEYFDIPLVMLHHFPMRPNGQLLPMLPAPLVRSGGMLSEWLLWRATKDAEDAQRRHLGLPPATGPSPRRIARGEAIEIQAYDAVSVPGLAHEWAKWNGKRPFVGALTMGLSTEADEDVASWIAAGTPPICFATGSIPLESPAETIEMIGSACAELNERALVCAGGTDFRDISHPDHVKVVGAVNYPAVFAASRAVVHHGGSGTTAASLRAGIPTLILWSTADQPYWGNQLGRLKVGAARRFSATNRKTLVADLRRILAPEYAVAARELATAMTSPEESVSKAADLFEGAVRRKTQ; from the coding sequence ATGAAGTTTGCGCTGGCGTGCTACGGAACTCGCGGCGATGTCGAACCGTCGGTCAGCGTCGGATGCGAGCTGACCCGAAGAGGGCACGACGTTTGCCTAGCCGTCCCCCCGGACCTCATTGCTTTCGCGGAATCGGCTGGGCTGGCTGTAGTTCCTTATGGCCCGGAATTGCAGGATTTTCTGCAAGACGAGTTCCTCCGAAACTTCTGGACCCAGTTGGTACGCAATCCTGTCGGTACGCTGCGTGAACTGTGGGCACCGATCGCCCGGTACTGGAGTGACACCAGCGCGACGCTCGCCTCCGTGGCGGAAGGAGCAGATCTGCTGTCGACGGGTCTCAACTTCGAACAATCGGCCGCCAACGTCGCCGAGTACTTCGACATCCCGCTGGTGATGCTGCACCACTTCCCGATGCGACCCAATGGTCAACTGCTTCCCATGCTGCCCGCACCGCTCGTACGATCGGGCGGAATGCTGTCGGAATGGCTGCTCTGGCGCGCTACGAAAGACGCAGAAGATGCACAGCGGCGCCATCTCGGCCTGCCACCAGCAACCGGACCCTCACCACGTCGAATCGCACGCGGAGAAGCCATCGAAATCCAGGCGTACGACGCAGTTTCGGTCCCAGGACTGGCCCACGAGTGGGCGAAATGGAATGGCAAGCGGCCCTTCGTCGGAGCGCTCACGATGGGGCTCTCCACCGAAGCCGACGAGGACGTCGCGTCCTGGATCGCTGCGGGAACGCCACCGATCTGCTTTGCCACCGGCAGCATTCCGCTCGAGTCGCCGGCCGAGACGATCGAGATGATTGGTTCCGCATGCGCGGAACTGAACGAGCGGGCGCTGGTCTGCGCCGGAGGCACCGATTTCCGCGATATCAGCCACCCCGATCATGTCAAGGTCGTCGGCGCCGTCAACTACCCCGCGGTTTTCGCGGCCAGTCGGGCCGTCGTTCATCACGGCGGTTCAGGCACCACGGCCGCGAGCCTGCGGGCCGGTATCCCCACCCTGATCCTGTGGAGTACCGCCGATCAGCCGTACTGGGGAAACCAGCTCGGCAGATTGAAAGTCGGTGCTGCTCGCCGCTTCTCGGCGACTAATAGGAAGACACTGGTCGCCGACCTGCGCCGGATCCTGGCCCCGGAGTATGCAGTGGCGGCCCGCGAGCTTGCCACTGCAATGACCAGCCCCGAAGAGAGCGTCTCCAAGGCCGCCGACCTCTTCGAAGGCGCCGTCCGCCGGAAAACCCAGTGA
- a CDS encoding class I SAM-dependent methyltransferase translates to MLDALGPDLAKTVSMRADDSEPADTPIGGIFEKADNVHKLRHYLPIYQGALTRTERMLEIGVDRGGSLRMWREHLPRATIVGLDISPKSAQHDDPGRDIHVRIGDQTDAHFLGTVVDEFGPFDTVLDDGGHTPKQMIGSFRYLFPRLRPGGVYIVEDVCANYWTIYRDQRESFIDFTKWLMDSMHAHYLEMSSVYQIMEDHPKRLEEVQVPFAATIIDRIEVFDSVVVIHRAEEPKRLPRAVFR, encoded by the coding sequence ATGCTTGATGCGCTGGGCCCAGACCTAGCCAAGACGGTCTCGATGCGGGCCGACGACTCAGAACCCGCCGATACCCCGATCGGAGGGATATTCGAGAAAGCCGACAACGTCCACAAGCTGCGTCATTACCTGCCCATTTACCAGGGCGCTCTCACGCGGACCGAGCGAATGCTGGAGATCGGGGTGGATCGGGGTGGATCTCTGCGGATGTGGCGGGAACACCTGCCACGAGCCACCATCGTGGGTCTCGACATCAGCCCCAAGTCCGCGCAGCACGACGACCCCGGGCGCGATATCCATGTGCGGATCGGTGATCAGACTGACGCGCACTTTCTCGGCACAGTGGTCGACGAGTTCGGGCCGTTCGACACGGTCCTCGATGACGGTGGCCACACTCCTAAACAGATGATCGGGTCGTTCAGGTATCTGTTCCCGCGCCTGCGCCCCGGCGGGGTTTACATCGTTGAGGACGTCTGCGCCAACTACTGGACGATCTATCGCGATCAGCGCGAATCTTTCATCGACTTCACCAAATGGCTGATGGATTCGATGCACGCTCACTATCTCGAGATGAGCTCGGTCTACCAGATCATGGAGGACCATCCCAAGCGGCTCGAGGAAGTCCAGGTACCGTTCGCGGCCACCATCATCGACCGGATCGAGGTGTTTGACTCCGTGGTCGTGATTCACCGGGCAGAAGAGCCCAAGCGGCTGCCCCGCGCCGTGTTCCGATGA
- a CDS encoding TylF/MycF/NovP-related O-methyltransferase → MADELSLRTRIQLWAVRKEYWLARTLLPKVYSNDALICFNSHAFLDDPDFQRAYQRGVRALGGTDWYQWHWRVHVGLWAAASANKVKGDFVECGVSYGFLSSAIMEYLDWDQLGKTFYLLDTFAGLDPRFVSAGERSAGALEKSDKLVKNGMYVSSVDSVKANFAQWKNQRVIVGSVPETLAEVDTDAVAFLHIDMNCAPPEVETLRYFWPRLSPGAFVLLDDYANRGRDEQRIAMDEVASELGVSVVALPTGQGLIIKPPQ, encoded by the coding sequence GTGGCAGATGAGCTATCGCTCCGTACCCGTATCCAGCTGTGGGCGGTCCGCAAGGAGTATTGGCTTGCGCGCACGCTTCTACCTAAAGTCTATTCGAACGATGCGCTGATCTGTTTCAACAGTCATGCGTTCCTTGATGATCCGGACTTTCAGCGTGCGTATCAACGCGGTGTTCGTGCCCTGGGTGGCACGGACTGGTACCAGTGGCACTGGCGGGTGCATGTCGGGCTCTGGGCGGCGGCCAGTGCCAACAAGGTGAAGGGCGACTTCGTCGAGTGTGGAGTCAGCTACGGATTCTTGAGCAGCGCGATCATGGAGTACCTCGATTGGGATCAGTTGGGTAAGACGTTCTACCTGCTCGACACTTTCGCCGGTCTCGATCCGCGCTTCGTCAGCGCGGGTGAACGCAGCGCAGGCGCGCTCGAAAAGAGCGACAAGCTTGTGAAAAATGGCATGTACGTGAGCTCGGTGGATAGCGTGAAGGCGAACTTCGCGCAATGGAAGAATCAGCGCGTCATCGTCGGGTCCGTTCCCGAGACGCTGGCCGAGGTCGACACCGATGCTGTGGCGTTTCTCCATATCGATATGAACTGTGCTCCACCAGAAGTGGAGACGTTGCGGTATTTTTGGCCGCGATTGTCGCCGGGCGCTTTTGTGCTTTTGGACGACTACGCGAACCGTGGCCGCGATGAGCAGCGCATCGCCATGGATGAGGTGGCGAGCGAATTGGGTGTAAGCGTCGTCGCCCTGCCCACGGGGCAGGGTTTGATCATCAAGCCACCGCAGTAG
- a CDS encoding glycosyltransferase has product MKFVLASYGTRGDIEPSVVVARELQLRGHDVVMAVPPDLMSFTESAGLETVSYGLDTKTWLDVYRNFWTFFFHTFWKVREIRRMWRQMWELSDECWAQMNTTLMSAAEGADVLFAGQSYQEPAANVAEYHDIPLVTLHHIPMRPNGQLVTILPSRLGRTAMTAFDWLAWRLNKKVEDAQRRELRLPKASGPSPQRIAERGSLEIQGYDEVCFPGLAAEWKKWDGLRPFVGSLTMALTAEADEDVASWISSGTPPIFFGFGSMPVESPTAALEMIGSACAELGERALVGAGWTDFSDAQLPDHVKVVGAVNYATVFPACRAVVHHGGSGTTAASLRAGVPTLILSMDANQTLWGGQIKKLKVGTTRRFSTTTRESLIADLRRILAPDYVDRARELADGMSKPGESAVAAADAMEQFARARCSA; this is encoded by the coding sequence ATGAAGTTTGTGCTGGCGAGCTACGGAACCCGGGGTGATATCGAGCCCTCTGTTGTCGTGGCTCGCGAGTTGCAGCTCAGGGGCCACGACGTGGTCATGGCGGTGCCGCCCGACCTGATGAGCTTTACGGAGTCCGCCGGGCTGGAGACAGTCTCCTACGGGTTGGATACGAAGACCTGGCTGGACGTGTATCGCAATTTCTGGACCTTCTTCTTCCATACCTTCTGGAAGGTGCGGGAGATTCGGAGGATGTGGCGTCAGATGTGGGAGCTCAGCGATGAGTGCTGGGCGCAGATGAACACCACGCTGATGTCCGCGGCCGAGGGTGCCGATGTGTTGTTCGCAGGGCAGAGCTATCAGGAGCCGGCCGCGAATGTCGCTGAGTACCACGACATTCCATTGGTCACGCTCCATCACATTCCGATGCGGCCCAATGGTCAGCTTGTCACCATTCTGCCGTCCCGGTTGGGGCGCACGGCAATGACGGCCTTCGATTGGCTGGCCTGGCGCCTGAACAAGAAGGTGGAAGACGCGCAGCGGCGTGAACTCCGCCTGCCGAAGGCGTCCGGACCGTCGCCTCAGCGGATCGCAGAGCGCGGCTCGCTGGAAATCCAGGGCTATGACGAGGTGTGTTTCCCCGGGCTGGCCGCAGAGTGGAAGAAGTGGGATGGTTTGCGGCCGTTTGTCGGCTCGCTGACCATGGCGTTGACCGCCGAAGCTGATGAGGACGTCGCGTCGTGGATCTCGTCGGGAACCCCGCCGATCTTTTTCGGTTTCGGCAGCATGCCGGTCGAATCTCCCACTGCCGCACTTGAAATGATCGGATCGGCGTGTGCGGAGCTGGGTGAGCGGGCCTTGGTGGGCGCCGGATGGACCGATTTCAGCGATGCGCAGCTTCCCGACCACGTGAAGGTCGTGGGGGCGGTCAACTATGCGACGGTTTTTCCGGCGTGCCGGGCGGTCGTGCATCACGGTGGCTCGGGCACCACCGCGGCCAGTCTGCGTGCCGGGGTCCCCACGTTGATCTTGTCGATGGATGCCAATCAAACGCTCTGGGGTGGCCAGATTAAGAAGCTGAAAGTGGGTACCACGCGGCGTTTTTCGACCACTACTCGAGAATCTCTCATTGCAGACCTGAGGCGGATCCTTGCTCCGGACTACGTCGACCGGGCCCGCGAGCTCGCGGACGGAATGTCCAAACCCGGTGAAAGTGCGGTAGCCGCAGCCGATGCCATGGAGCAGTTCGCACGCGCGCGGTGTTCCGCGTGA
- the mtf2 gene encoding fatty-acid O-methyltransferase Mtf2 encodes MFKLNAQFTQGVQKFIYRYATRKLETENVVFLNYGYEEDPAMGVPLSASDEPDRYSIQLYHSTATQAELDGRRVLEVGCGHGGGASYLIRTLHPTSYTGLDLNPDGIEYCRRRHNLPGLEFTQGDAQNLPFTDQSFDAVINIESSHLYPQFSVFLTEVARVLRPGGHFLYADARSAQDVAGWKVALANAPLRMVSERGINVEVRRGMEKNLERWRYVIDRATPTILRGVVRRFAPAQRAYDDLRSGGAVEYRMYSFTKA; translated from the coding sequence ATCTTCAAGCTGAACGCGCAGTTCACTCAGGGGGTGCAGAAGTTCATCTACCGGTATGCCACCCGTAAGCTCGAAACAGAGAACGTCGTGTTCCTCAATTACGGCTACGAAGAGGATCCGGCAATGGGTGTCCCGCTGTCGGCTTCCGATGAGCCCGATCGGTATTCCATTCAGCTGTACCACAGCACCGCCACTCAGGCGGAGCTCGATGGTAGGCGGGTACTGGAGGTCGGTTGTGGCCATGGCGGCGGTGCCTCGTACCTCATACGCACCTTGCATCCGACTTCCTATACGGGGCTGGACCTCAATCCGGACGGGATCGAGTACTGCCGCAGGCGGCACAATCTGCCGGGCCTGGAGTTCACGCAGGGGGACGCGCAGAACCTGCCATTCACCGATCAGTCCTTCGATGCGGTGATCAACATCGAGTCGTCCCACCTATACCCCCAATTCTCGGTGTTCCTCACGGAGGTAGCACGTGTGCTCCGCCCAGGGGGCCATTTTCTTTACGCAGACGCGCGAAGTGCTCAGGATGTCGCCGGTTGGAAGGTGGCGCTCGCGAACGCGCCGTTGCGAATGGTGTCCGAGCGGGGGATCAATGTCGAGGTCCGACGGGGGATGGAGAAGAACCTGGAGCGTTGGCGGTACGTGATCGATCGCGCCACGCCCACAATCCTGCGCGGCGTGGTCCGTAGATTTGCGCCGGCCCAGCGTGCCTACGACGACCTGCGCAGTGGAGGGGCGGTGGAGTACCGGATGTACAGCTTCACCAAGGCGTAA
- a CDS encoding TylF/MycF/NovP-related O-methyltransferase: MTDYDTRSAYLNLLRQDLTRYGVDELVPVGWNWLHRPFFKFGDYVLVRKRPFDAHKRDLGLDWPADALTMIGMQRLTSLQQCVETALADDVPGDLVECGVWRGGASILMRGVLAAYGDTTRNVWLCDSFEGVPPPDTAHYKADKGDRLHLAAPILAVTEKNVRANFQRYGLLDNQVRFVPGWFKDTLHDAPIERIAVLRLDGDLYESTIQALDGLYERLSPGGFCIIDDYHALDSCKQAVTDYRTKHGITAEIAEIDGTGVFWRKD, translated from the coding sequence GTGACCGATTACGACACTCGATCCGCTTATCTGAACCTGCTTCGGCAGGATCTCACCAGATACGGAGTTGACGAACTTGTGCCAGTGGGTTGGAACTGGCTGCACCGCCCCTTTTTCAAATTTGGCGACTACGTGCTCGTGCGCAAGCGTCCGTTTGACGCGCACAAGCGCGACTTGGGTCTGGACTGGCCGGCGGATGCGTTGACGATGATTGGGATGCAGCGACTCACCAGTCTGCAGCAGTGCGTGGAGACGGCACTTGCCGATGACGTGCCTGGCGACCTGGTCGAATGTGGAGTATGGCGCGGTGGTGCGTCCATCCTGATGCGTGGAGTTCTCGCCGCGTATGGGGACACGACGCGAAACGTCTGGCTCTGCGATTCGTTCGAGGGTGTACCTCCTCCGGATACCGCGCATTACAAGGCGGACAAGGGGGATAGGCTGCACCTTGCGGCGCCCATCCTTGCGGTGACCGAAAAGAATGTCAGGGCCAATTTCCAGCGCTATGGCTTGTTGGACAACCAGGTCCGTTTTGTTCCCGGCTGGTTCAAAGACACGCTGCATGATGCCCCGATTGAACGAATCGCCGTATTGCGGCTTGATGGTGACCTCTATGAATCCACAATCCAGGCGCTCGATGGGCTTTACGAGCGTTTGTCTCCCGGAGGCTTTTGCATCATCGACGATTACCACGCGCTTGACTCGTGCAAACAGGCCGTCACGGATTACCGCACGAAGCATGGGATAACCGCGGAGATCGCCGAAATTGACGGTACCGGCGTGTTTTGGCGTAAGGACTGA
- a CDS encoding acyltransferase family protein produces the protein MSGSGGSRQAGGSTLGQVFDPRNNALNAWRLILAVSVIFWHSWPLTGRTISYRPFEQLIEQVGVDGFFAVSGFLITASWLRKPKLRDFAIARGLRIFPGLWVCLLIIAFVIAPISVLIQGGSVADLFSSHKPIEYVLNNGLLNVYYAGVDGTPRGVPWPGVWNGSIWTLVFEMICYIAVAVLGVAGLLKRRWVVPAAFVFFLCATAYLSYPVFAATSIAQMVARFAVMFAAGALLNQYKDVIPARWSLVALSVVIVLASGLLENYRDIAALPLAYAVIVSGSLIHNPRLNLRNDLSYGTYIYAYPIQQLLVIVGLGSLNILLFFAIATAATVPLAAFSWFVVEKHAISLKSRLTRKKTAAVDESPPIPVDRDAV, from the coding sequence GTGAGCGGGAGTGGCGGCTCACGGCAAGCCGGGGGTTCGACGCTCGGCCAGGTGTTCGACCCGCGAAACAATGCGTTGAACGCGTGGCGGTTGATCCTGGCGGTGAGTGTCATCTTCTGGCATTCCTGGCCGCTCACCGGTCGAACGATCAGCTACCGGCCCTTTGAGCAGCTCATCGAGCAAGTGGGCGTAGACGGCTTTTTCGCGGTATCGGGATTCCTCATCACCGCGAGTTGGCTGCGCAAGCCCAAGCTTCGAGATTTCGCCATTGCCCGAGGCCTTCGCATTTTCCCGGGCCTGTGGGTGTGTCTACTGATCATCGCGTTCGTCATCGCCCCCATCAGCGTTCTCATCCAGGGTGGATCGGTCGCGGATTTGTTCTCCTCACACAAGCCGATCGAGTACGTCCTCAACAACGGTCTGCTGAACGTGTACTACGCAGGCGTTGACGGCACGCCGCGAGGTGTCCCGTGGCCGGGAGTGTGGAATGGATCGATCTGGACGCTCGTCTTCGAGATGATCTGTTACATCGCGGTGGCGGTGCTGGGTGTCGCGGGGTTGCTCAAGCGACGGTGGGTCGTTCCGGCGGCGTTCGTGTTTTTTCTCTGTGCGACCGCATATCTCTCGTATCCGGTCTTCGCCGCGACGTCCATCGCGCAGATGGTGGCCCGATTCGCCGTGATGTTCGCGGCGGGGGCCTTGCTGAATCAGTACAAGGACGTTATCCCTGCGCGGTGGTCGCTTGTTGCGCTCAGCGTCGTCATCGTGCTGGCCTCTGGACTGCTTGAAAATTATCGGGATATCGCGGCGTTGCCCTTGGCCTATGCGGTCATCGTATCGGGCTCGCTCATTCACAATCCACGGTTGAATCTACGAAACGACCTGTCGTACGGCACGTACATCTATGCCTATCCCATACAGCAGCTGCTGGTCATCGTGGGCCTGGGTAGCCTGAATATATTGCTGTTCTTCGCTATTGCGACGGCGGCCACCGTGCCACTAGCGGCCTTCAGTTGGTTCGTGGTGGAAAAGCATGCGATCTCACTGAAGTCCAGGCTGACTCGGAAGAAGACGGCAGCGGTAGACGAGTCGCCACCGATACCTGTTGATCGTGATGCGGTGTGA